The Salvelinus namaycush isolate Seneca chromosome 11, SaNama_1.0, whole genome shotgun sequence DNA window aactaaactaataaagaaaatcaatataacaaaggccagggtgtgacaatttgATGAAATCTTGGATGATCAAATCAACATTTCTTTGACAATCTTTTGAAATCTAAGTGCAATAGGATACTAGATATGTCATATTTAATACGGTAGTCAAACTCGATAGACATCTATCACCATCACCAGGCCAaccacaacaacaataacaacatctCAATGTGATCTGTATGCAAATATGACATTAGGGAATCCATACTACATGGACATCAAAAGGTTTTGGGAGAATGAGACAAGGTCTATGTCCGTTCAAAGTAAAGTGTGACTTTAGACCGTGGGAGTGTTTTGCACCATGTCACTTGTAAAGAATGGGCTTTGCATCACACCACCAGAGCACACCACCACTATGTATCATGCCCCAGTCTTCCTACCCCTCCAGAACACCACAGCTTTATTGAAATGCATGGGAAGGAGATGGGACTCTCTCAATTGTGAAACCCtggtttctctcgctctcccaatCCAATAACAGCAAAAACAGGACATAAAAAGAGGCGGAGGGCACTGATTGCAATTAAGGCCATTGTTTCCCATTTATATGGTTATTGGGTAGTGCCACTTGAGGGTCTAGCTGTGTCAATTATCTCACAGTCAGGATGCCAGCTTCCATAGCTGGAGCCACCGTAGCCTCCTCTGGCAACTATCTGGTACATCTCACCTGGGTGACAATGCAGTTAGTTGGCCCTggtggaagaggagggagggaagggccCATTTCCCCCCTCGGTGTTGCTGCAGGGGCTGAGTTTCTGGCCATCCTGTGATCTCTCTGTTGTTTGGTTGTTTCATGTTTTATACTGGGTTTTCTGGTCCTTTTCAGTCTGTGTAAAAAGTGGAAGAATCAAAGTGTGTGGAATGAGTGAGCTATACTGGTCTGGGCTGTCACTAATCCGCTCTAGCTGCAAGCCTGCTCTCGTCTTGAGGGGGCACATATGAGTGAATGTTACTAGATAAACATCAACACTCTCTTTAATCTTTATCATGAGAGAAAAAGTGTTTGCATGGCACAACTGCCGTCATTCCTTCATTAATTTATTGCTGGACCCCCAGGCCTACGAAGAACTTTAACAGTGAATGACAGCCTGCGATAACGTTTGAGTTAGGAGAAAGACATGAATCCACATGAATAAGAACTGAATGAAATGGGTATCATAGTGGCCTGGCTATATTGTAGCCATTCCTCTCAGAGTGGGGGTTGTGTGTCAATGTATTCTCTGATAATGAGGTTAGATAGCACTGAGCCCTGGCCTCTGGTGGTGATATTGTTGTGGGTCTGAAAGAGTATCAGGTGAATGGTTCGGGAATGAGGGGCAGAGCTGGAGCACTGGTGGGCTCTATTCATCAGATCACCCCCTCTAATCTATCTACCCCCAGATCAGATCAGCGCTCTCTCCTCACAAAGctccccccactctccctctctaccccctctctctctactccccccccCATTCTACTTTAATAATTTGTTTTGTGTCATTTATAGTCTCCCCATCAGCAGGAGATGGCCATGGAGGATACAATGACCTTAAGGCGTAAGAAAGGGCAGCTCAAGGGACTAGGTCCATTCAGTGTCAATTGTACTTTTGCCTGCATGTTGAGATAGTTATTGTGAAGGACCCACTGAGGCTGGCTGCATTTGTCTGTCCAGCCAGTCTATGCATTGATGCAGTGAGGCATCTTATCAATCTTATCCCCTTTACAAGTGAACATGTAGTTTGTCCATTGGCATGCCAATAGGCAGTGCTGTGCAAAACCTTCAAGGGGTGGTTGGAGTGTGTGGGTAGACATGTCATGGTGTCATCTCTATGGTCCTCCCTAATAGGCCTCAGGCAATGCTCTCCCTGTGACCAGATAAGGTACAGCAGAGGAGGAACAGAGACATTGAGCCCAACGTTCACATAAGTATGTaaactacagacctgggttcaaatgcatgtgtatttcagtatcTGGTATTACAAATActttttctgtgtatttgagttttTTCAAATGCACAGCCCAAAACAAGTACTTTTATTTGAGTAATTGAGTGGttatttgtaaaaataaataaataaataagatctGCCAAATTGTTTTTGTCAGCATTTTCAGAGTGTATTTGAGTCTTGTGTGTTTTGTATTTCAAATATTTTCAtgtgtattttcaaatacattaaaATATTAAACTACTTGTCTTTCCAAATAAAATATATCTGAATACTTACTTTGAATGTATGGGACAGTAATTGGGATATTTGAAATAATATTTCAAACCAGGTCTCTTAAACTACTAGGGTACTAAATTACGTAGCGTTGTTAGAAACAGGAGATGAAGGTTAACCATAATCGACCCATTTGCCATTTTCTAtggccatgtctctctctctctctctctctctctctctctctctctctctctctctctctgtccctgtctctgtctccagtcAATTAGAACTGGCTTCTCCTAAAATTAATcaatcttctcctctctcctcactttggAATTTTTATTGTATCTCCATGCTCAATGCAGAAATATAGGGAATTAAGGAACTGTATTCTAGAGACCTGCCTAGTTGTTTTTGTAATGCCAGCTGCATCTATCCTCCACATGGTAACATGATTTTAGAGCGAGAAAGAAAAGTGTGACCTCACTTGGAGAAGGAATGGAGTTTACAGgacatattttatttatatatattatccTCTCTGTTTTTAGAATTTAGAGCATAATTTCACCTCTACACTTGCTTTAGTTAACAGAATTTATCAGTCGATGCTAAAACAAGCCAGGTTGTTATATTCTTGTAATCTATTTACCTTTATCTATATTAAAGAAACATATGGATGGGTATATGGTTAGAACGACTTCATGATCTCTAGAACTAAACATGTTTGTGGTTGGTGAGAGGATGGTGACATGGAAGTTCCCCACATCATTCTGGAAGGATATTTGTAGGTTGTACTATAGGCCTATATAGAAAAAATGCAtttagcagtggaggctgctgagggtagGATGGCTCAGAATAATGGCTGGAACttagcgaatggaatggcatcaaaccatgtgtttgatgtatttgataccattccaatccttccactccagccattaccacgaccTGTCCTCTCCAATTAAGGTGCCGCCAACCTCCTGTGATTCAAAGTGACTCCATGTTTGTAGTTTTTTATGTTGTTTTATTATGTTATTCTAAAGTTAACATCTATCAATCTATTACAGACAGTATCCTGTGTACAGTCAGTGATAAAACAGACATTGAGGTAAAACTGTTACAGTGCTAAAAGCTAAAAATATATACTCTTACTTACTAATATATACAGTTATGGTAAAATAAATAATCATTACAAAAACATCAGACTTTAGAAATACATAAATGCAAATAACAAATTTGTACAAAACTTTGGATTTAAAGACCATAACAAAATGTTTTGAACGTCAGCAAATtgtctacacagacagacagacaaacaaacaaacaaacaaaacatgaacTCAAATATAAATGCAGAAAAGCACAGCTTGTATTGAAAATGGTTGCTCAGTAGTTTATCATAGTCAAAAAGTAATCTCATGTGAAACATGATTGTGTCATTCTGGGGCTTTCATTTATACAGCATAGTGGCAGTCATTGTATGAGGAATGCATTTGAAGTCTATGGATGTCTATGGAAGATGAACATGGTGAGAGATACACATGCCTGACAGGAAAATACATAGTTTACTATTTAATCAAGCATCAACCTTTCCTATTTCCCAAGAGCTTCTGGAACCAACAAAACTATTGCTGAAGTTCTTTGCTCCTTATGGAATTCATAACTCTTGATTCGAGGTTCAGTAGTCTCATTTTTGTTCTGCAAAGGGACCAATATTATGTTGTATTTGATCTCACATATAACATAGGTGTAATGATATGCAGTAAGTGATATAGGTTTCATATTTGTCCAAGCAATCAGTAGCTCATCTGAGCTGACGCTCTACATAACTTTTAGTCCACAGTTGATTTTCTTAGTCCACAGTCCACAACCGAAACACAGACTAGCAAACAATACTTATCAAAATATGTATATTTGATTAACATTCATGTACATGTCTATCCAGTCTATATGCAAAATGAATTAGTAGAAAACTTCACATTTTTGTTCAACCTACATCTAAACGCTGTCTTTCATAGAAAGAAGAATAactaacatacagtacatacatacatacactatatatacaaaagtatgtggacaccccttcaaattagtgtatttggCTATTGCAGCCACGCCCGTTgccgacaggtgtataaaatcgagcacacagccatgcaatctccatagacaaacattggcagtagaatggccttactgaagagctcagtgactttgaatgtggcaccgtcataggatgcaacctttccaacaagtcagttcatcacatttctgccctgctagagctgccccggtcaactgtaagagctgttattgtgaaatgggaacatctaggagcaacaacagttCAGCCAAGAAGTTGGaggccacaagctcacagaacgggacgtccgagtgctgaagcacgtaacgCGTAACAATCACctctcctcggttgcaacactcactaccgagttcaaaactgcctctggaagcaacgttagcacgagaactgttcatcagggagcttcatgaaatgggtttccatgggcgagcagccgcacacaagcctaagatcaccatatgcaattccaagcgtcggctggagtggtgtaaagctcggtgccattggactctggagcagtgaaaacgcgTTCTTTGAAGGAATGATttccgcttcaccatctggcagtcccacTGTCGAATCcgggtttggcggatgctaggagaacactacctgcccaaatgcatagtgccaactgtaaagtttggtggaggagttataatggtctggggctgtttttcatggttttggctacgccacttagttccagtgaaggagtccacattctagacgattctgtgtttccaagtttgtggcaacagtttagggaaggccatttcctgttccagcatgacaataaaCCCCTGTACAATGCAGTTGTAAGGTCAAAAATGCATTttcattaaatatatatatatttttgttgttgtaatttttacccccttttttctccccgaTTTTGTGATTAGGATCTTGTCTCAtctctgcaactccccaacgggcttgggagaggtggaggtcaagtcatgcgtcctctgaaacatgacccaccaagccacgcttcttaacacccgctcgcttaactcggaagccagctgcactaatgtgtcagaggaaacaccattcaactgatgaccgctgtcagcctgcaggtgcccggcctgctacaaggagtcgctagagcacgataaGTCTAGAGCACGATAAGTAAAGCCGTCCTATTGGACTTCTggtcacggctggttgtgacacaacctgggatcgaaccccaggctgtagtgacaccACAAcattgtgatgcagtgccttagaccgctgcaccactcgggaggcccctatatatatatttttttttatatacttcaATGGGTCTTAcacttcaaaatcaaatagctaaatgatccttggtatgaccttaaaacaattccatatagtttagtagaacccccttcccccggcttagacagggcttagactgtttagtgccaaaaataaggggttaagtAAAAAAGAATAACAAATGTTTCCTGATATTTCTGAtttctctcagatataggagagacacttcaaaacaatcctccttttgatatttttgggggactatctgttgttccatgtagtgaatatgttattgggctaatagcagtaaggtcaaaaatacattttcatcaaatattttttttatatattttttggatacttcaaggggtcttaaaattcaaaatcaaatagctaaatgatccttggtacgaccttcttaaaacaatgaCATATAtcccccggcttagacagggcttggACTCTAAAgggttaatgcccatgattttgtaatgagatgtttgacgagcaggtgtccacatacttttggtcatgtagtgtacatacatgcatacatacatacatacatacatacatacatacatacatacatacatacataaatacatacatacatgtataATTAGCAGCATACAAAGGGGAAGTCTTGATAGTTTCAATGATGCTGCAGTTTGTAAGGTTAGAGGAGAAAGaaaacagatgtaggatcttaatttgaaccagtttgtgaattattatgtggattataattaatggaaatTTTTGTAGTGGTTGATAAATTTTTCGTATGGGAAAAtctaatttcaaagtggaaattacaaacttccgaagcctttttaaaccttaaatacactacaagttttaaatgtcctgTATTGCAGGAAGGTTCTCCTgaaacagggtgatcaaattaagatcctacatctataaGCCAGGAATCAGAATCAGATACACAGGTTTTGGTCATCGTTTTACCGCAACTACAGCTGGGTTACCACTTGACATCAGATTGCTgttcataacatactgtacaaaGTATACTCTGAGAAGCATTTCAGATTACAGTTAGCAATAGCTTACAGATAGGAAACAGTAAGATTGCATACATGCATTCATGGGCATAACGAAAACAGAATTATACTCGTGGACAAGTCTCTTTCACATACTTTCATTTTCAAACACTAAATAGCATGGGTTTGTCTGCACCGGGACACGTGGTGATACACATACCGTGTTCTGCTGAACGGTTACTAACACTGATAAAAACGAGTAGAACAAGCTTTATTCTCTTCAACTAGACACAAGTGCTGAACTTTCAAACTCACGTTAGACTCTCTGACCACCTCATCCTCCACCAGCAGAAAGTAATTTGTCTTTGGGCTGAACTTTGTTTTCATCATCTATCGTTCTATGGCCAACTCTTGGCAACTTTCTTCAAAGAGCTTGCAGTTGTAGCAGGGTTCCCGACGAGACATTGATAGAAGATTGTATAGGGATAAACATAAATTATTTTCAAACCTGTTTGATTTGGTTGATTTGTGCTCATGTGCTTTTTGAGATCAGAATAATCCTACTTCATACCACAGACTAAAAAAAGACAGAGGATTTGAGAATACATGAACACAGAAATGTAAAAACTACATTCACTTAGGTGCAAGTGCATTCTAATCCCAACATTAGTAACATGTTAACACTATATTTATCATAAAACAGTTGAAAAGTTAGTAACCACTTACATACTGCAAATGTCGAGTAGAATGTGTGCTTTTGAGTGCACCATGGTCATACAAAGTTGTGAACATAGGTCAGAAATGCTGTTCTTTTTTTGTAGATATATAAAACTCATAAGCAGATCAGAGTGCCACTTAATATTTAGAAAAATAGATTGTATGGTGTCCTAAAGGTTTAGACAGTGCTGTTCTACATGAAGGAGTCTACACAGAGTATACAGACTTTTCACCAACATGGTGCTTGTCAACAGTACAGTTTAAATAGCCATATACAACTTACAGTTTTCTTTTGTTGTGTCAGGAAGGAAACCAAGGCCTTGAAACACCTTTCTGGAAGTCACTGAAAGTCACTCCTTGGCTACTCTTAGTTCACTCTGTAATGGTCTCCTCTTTTGCCTCTATCGATGAGATGGTgttcatcaacatcatcatcaacataaCCATGTTGATTTTCTGAATGGAGCCTCCATGAGTCCACCTCTGTATTCTAGAACTACCTCAGCATTCTAAGAGCGGCTGACACCACAGCATCACATGACAGGCCGCCATCTTGATTGCCTATTAGGTGACTGTACTGTAGCTGAATCCACAGACAAGTCAACTAATGCTTGATCAAAGTCCAATCAAAGCCTCTCAAGTTCTCTGAGCCTGGCTCGTACGGTAGCTTCTTCTTTTATACGTtgaagtatttaaaaaaaaaaaacatttggtgAGGTGCAGAAAGAGTAGTTCCAAAGGCCCTATCTATTTGCAGGTGTGAACATCGTAGACTCGAACACACTCTTGGCAGCTGACGTAGCAGCACCAGTGGAAGATGCAGTGGCACTTCTCCTTCCGTTTCTCCGTCCGGGTGTTGTGTCCCCGGCCGCAGCACAGCAGGTCGCAGCCGTCGATGCCGTGTGATGTCAGGTTACAGGCACGGTCGCGCGTCCCGAAAGAGCCTGTCTCTGGGTTGGGCTCGCAGAAGTTGGGGGAGCTCTCGTAGTAGACCAGGTCTCGCTCCGTGGGCGGTTTGAAGAAGGTGAACTTGGGTCTCAAAGTCTCCACCCAGCCGCGGGACTCCTTGTGCTTCTCCACCACCATCTCTGATGCGCTGTCGTACTTGTCCTTCATGTAGTCTCCGATAACTCTGAAGTCAGGCTGGGACCACCAGCACGTCTTCACCTCACAGCTGCCTGACAAGCCATGGCACTTACACTTCAGGAACATGTTGTCATtcagagactgagggagagacagacgggACAACACGGGGGTGTAATTAGTTTAACGAATGTCAAAGTAACACCATATTACTAAGTCTTAATAACACTTGGTGATCTTTATGAATGTTTAATCCATAAGGCTGATATTATCAGTGATTCAGAGAGACGTCTCACCGTTCGTCCCGCCTCGTTGTTTTGGCGGTTCATGGCGGAGCGCGCATCGGGCCGGTTCTCACGGGCGTCTGCAAACTCCCGGGACACCATGCTGCCGAAATCCACATCCTCGCTGCATCCGCCCCACTTCCAGCCCTCGCCAGGTGGGCCCTTGTGGCGTGTGTCACAACCACAGATGGTGGCTGAGCCCTCGGCGCAGGACCGCGTCACCGCGAACGCCACCCCCGCTGAGGCAATGGCATGAACGAATGCTGACTCCCGCGTGGCTgtaaagagaaggagagggagaggtagatgTCAGATTGATATATTTATCGTAGAGGGATGGGTGCCTTTTTACAGATGTGAACAACCACATACGTTTTTAAAGTTCCAATGCAGACGTTTTTATTTCAATATCagatcatttctgggtaacaattaagtaccttactgtgataaatctaattgcttcttagcaaagagaaaTTTCTCAAGCATGAATGAGGATAGTTGATATGGTTACAGGTCTATACATCTAAAACCATGGCAGTGCAGAGAATGATCGATTGTTGTTACCAATACCTTTGCTGGAATGTACCCATAAATGTATCTCAACAAGCACATAGGAATGCAGGTCAGTGTTTGCAGAATGATGATGTTGACACCTGCTACTGTTCTGTCCTGTATAATCCTGTATAATACTGTAAATGTCACACATCAACCCTTCCAAAGAAAACATGTCATAGACATCTGGAATGAATGACtatgttgactgtgtgtgtatgtgcgtgtgtgtacatgcgtgtgtgtacgtgtgtgtgtgtacgtgcgtgcgtgtgcatgtttgtgtgtgggagagagggagagatggagggagagagcaagggatagagggaaggaggCCTCTGTCTATCTGGCATAGTTTACTGATGACTAATCAAGATCAGGAACTTCCAGATagatgagaggaagagacaggcCTGACAGGGCTATAATTAACAGACTCAATTAAGCTTTTGAAAGGTTAGGAAATGGCCTCACTATAAGACTCTAGGCTGAGACACAacagggagagataaagagagaagagacagggagacgagagagagcgagagagagagagagagagagagagagagacagagagagagagggtttcaGGGATGTGTCTTACATGTCAATTTTTCACAGAGGTCTTGTTGACGTTCCACTGTCCCGGCTTTTTACAGGATCCCTTATGACAGGGAGGATTCGTTGGATATATGTACTTAGGTCTTGTATGGTCTTGCACAatgacaacaacagagagagacaaataggGTGAGAGGGtatgagagtggagagagagagagagagtgcaacagggaggagagaaatagGAAGATGGGGtagggaaaaagaga harbors:
- the wnt3a gene encoding protein Wnt-3a is translated as MIYLGCFLFLCGFTHAIPSYPIWWSLAVGHQYSSLGSQPILCGSIPGLVPKQLRFCRNYVEIMPSVAEGVKIGIQECQHQFRGRRWNCTTINDKAIFGPVLDKATRESAFVHAIASAGVAFAVTRSCAEGSATICGCDTRHKGPPGEGWKWGGCSEDVDFGSMVSREFADARENRPDARSAMNRQNNEAGRTSLNDNMFLKCKCHGLSGSCEVKTCWWSQPDFRVIGDYMKDKYDSASEMVVEKHKESRGWVETLRPKFTFFKPPTERDLVYYESSPNFCEPNPETGSFGTRDRACNLTSHGIDGCDLLCCGRGHNTRTEKRKEKCHCIFHWCCYVSCQECVRVYDVHTCK